One Gemmatimonadota bacterium genomic region harbors:
- a CDS encoding carbohydrate binding family 9 domain-containing protein yields the protein MNRPLLLSLVVPALLVAQPPASSSTNGMSRVARATQTTTAPVIDGRLDDAAWKEATLFTEFVQREPQEGTPVTERTEVRVTSDGEALYIAAWLFDREAALIVPSEKIRDVTLTNSDYFGFILDTYHDRQNGFLFGTTPSGIEHDAQVVREGEGGGVFQAGQTRAQAGSMGGMNLNWDASWTVATSQDAQGWYAEFRIPFRTIRYGGGREQTWGFNIMRGIRRKNEEALWSRVNRQFSIARLSQAGSLEGLQVPENRIATVTPYVLGQTTRNYLTESKFRTPGEFGADAKIGITPALTLDLTYNTDFAQVEVDEQRTNLTRFPIFFPEKRPFFLENAGVFAAGTPQAVDLFFTRRIGIDSVGQPTPIIGGGRLTGRIGGLTVGALQMFTDNTGAVKGNSYTVARAVRELSARSRLGVIGVQRMRTGDRDDYNRVYGFDGRVGVGQAWTFDWWGAKSETPDRTGDDLAWTARAEYKTRDWNNSVRTLQVGEDFNPEVGFLNRPAGFRFYEVAAMRLVRNPDWKRVRQWNPHTNFRGYFGMDGFYQNGQVHVDMTEVEFNSGARFGPELNIFHEGLQAPFAIAPGVNIPVGSYDWAQLGFDFNTDPSRVFSFVGRADFGPFYEGTRNGGNATFTLRSGSTISSSLLLDYQDVNLDQGDFVRKLIGLKFAYFFTPRVFFQSLTQYNNQQQVFTANLRFAWLNTAGTGLFIVFNDGERADGFSSWQAPIARSFTVKYTRQLGRAG from the coding sequence ATGAATCGCCCGCTCCTGCTGTCGCTCGTCGTTCCCGCGCTGTTGGTCGCCCAGCCCCCTGCCTCATCGAGCACCAACGGGATGAGTCGCGTCGCCCGCGCCACGCAGACCACCACGGCCCCCGTGATCGACGGCAGGCTCGACGACGCCGCGTGGAAGGAGGCGACGTTGTTCACCGAGTTCGTCCAGCGTGAGCCGCAGGAAGGCACGCCGGTCACCGAGCGCACCGAGGTACGGGTCACGTCCGACGGCGAAGCGCTGTACATCGCGGCCTGGCTGTTCGACCGCGAGGCCGCCCTGATCGTGCCGAGTGAGAAGATTCGCGACGTAACACTCACCAACAGTGACTACTTCGGCTTCATCCTCGACACGTACCACGACCGACAGAACGGCTTCCTGTTCGGGACGACCCCCAGCGGAATCGAGCACGATGCGCAGGTGGTGCGAGAGGGTGAGGGGGGTGGGGTGTTCCAGGCCGGGCAAACCCGGGCGCAGGCGGGCTCGATGGGTGGGATGAATCTCAACTGGGATGCCAGCTGGACCGTGGCGACGTCCCAGGATGCCCAGGGCTGGTATGCAGAGTTCCGGATCCCATTTCGGACCATTCGCTATGGCGGTGGGCGCGAACAGACATGGGGCTTCAACATCATGCGCGGCATTCGCCGCAAGAATGAGGAAGCCCTCTGGTCGCGGGTGAACCGACAGTTTTCGATCGCCCGCCTGTCGCAGGCCGGCTCGCTGGAAGGGCTGCAGGTGCCGGAGAACCGCATCGCGACCGTCACCCCGTATGTCCTGGGACAAACGACGCGCAACTATCTCACGGAATCGAAGTTCCGTACCCCGGGGGAGTTTGGCGCCGACGCCAAGATCGGGATCACCCCGGCGCTGACGCTCGACCTGACGTACAACACGGACTTCGCGCAGGTGGAGGTGGACGAGCAGCGCACCAACCTGACGCGCTTCCCGATCTTCTTTCCCGAGAAGCGTCCCTTCTTCCTGGAAAACGCCGGGGTGTTCGCGGCGGGGACGCCACAAGCGGTGGACCTGTTCTTCACCCGTCGGATCGGGATAGACTCGGTGGGACAACCGACGCCGATCATCGGGGGCGGACGACTGACGGGGCGCATCGGCGGCCTCACCGTCGGCGCGCTACAGATGTTCACGGACAACACCGGCGCGGTGAAGGGCAACAGCTACACGGTGGCCCGCGCGGTACGGGAGCTCTCAGCACGCTCCCGGCTGGGCGTGATTGGTGTGCAGCGCATGCGGACGGGCGATCGCGACGATTACAATCGTGTCTACGGTTTCGACGGTCGAGTCGGCGTGGGCCAGGCCTGGACCTTCGACTGGTGGGGCGCCAAGTCCGAAACTCCCGACCGAACCGGCGACGACCTCGCGTGGACCGCCCGCGCGGAGTACAAGACCCGCGACTGGAACAACTCGGTGCGCACGCTGCAGGTCGGGGAGGATTTCAACCCGGAGGTTGGGTTCCTCAATCGCCCCGCCGGGTTCCGGTTCTACGAGGTGGCCGCCATGCGCCTGGTGCGCAATCCCGACTGGAAACGCGTGCGGCAATGGAATCCGCACACCAACTTCCGGGGGTACTTCGGGATGGACGGCTTCTACCAGAACGGTCAGGTCCACGTGGACATGACCGAGGTGGAATTCAACAGCGGCGCGCGGTTTGGCCCGGAGCTGAACATCTTCCACGAGGGGCTGCAGGCCCCGTTTGCCATCGCCCCGGGGGTGAATATCCCCGTCGGATCGTACGACTGGGCGCAGCTGGGGTTTGACTTCAACACGGACCCGAGCCGCGTGTTTTCCTTTGTTGGGCGCGCGGACTTCGGTCCGTTTTACGAGGGCACGCGGAACGGCGGCAATGCCACGTTTACACTGCGCAGCGGCTCGACGATCTCGTCGTCGCTGCTGCTGGACTACCAGGACGTGAACCTCGACCAGGGCGACTTCGTCCGTAAGCTGATCGGGCTCAAGTTCGCCTACTTCTTCACCCCCCGGGTGTTCTTCCAGAGCTTGACGCAATACAACAACCAGCAGCAGGTGTTCACGGCCAACCTGCGCTTTGCCTGGCTGAACACCGCCGGGACCGGGCTGTTCATCGTCTTCAACGACGGCGAGCGCGCCGACGGCTTCAGCAGCTGGCAAGCCCCGATCGCGCGGTCGTTTACGGTGAAGTACACCCGCCAACTCGGCCGCGCGGGCTAG
- a CDS encoding HAMP domain-containing histidine kinase codes for MSQRQAPGVALTVLTFVATLLFGSALVYRFSSNAALRRIDDRLSDVEQVVVATMEREHARGGPTHEVVLRVLHTMLPRVANVVVRFTSTGEFVDPRDNLQDPNPSPVAFEQPPRTRVDAVLRDAPVEGHLYVTLPTASGQARLMVRHLQLGEQQIALGFLVSERERLETLRELRNGWPWFLLLVVVAAAIPLLYMRRGAETMQELDQRAQEIGRGNPGLRFPEPAGLGPAWKHLIASLNHLLDRAEESGEEQRTFMAAAAHELRTPVAVISGEAQVALDNEDADLRSLRGSLRLIRQESRSLTRIVEELFLLARMRAREAMVQAVPLYLDELLEDTASALRRLPGAADRIVVRIAVGDYALRGDEALLTRAVTNLTVNALRHSPATVPVELELSRDGAWFRLTVTDRGTGIPESEQPRVFDRFFRGRRGRREDDGAGLGLAITRGVVEAHAGTVQLVRSGPEGTQFRIDLPAPPGDAGMPKA; via the coding sequence GTGAGCCAGCGGCAGGCACCTGGCGTCGCACTGACGGTCCTGACCTTTGTCGCGACGCTGCTGTTTGGTAGCGCGCTTGTCTACCGGTTCAGCAGCAACGCCGCGTTGCGGCGCATCGACGACCGACTGAGCGATGTGGAGCAGGTCGTGGTGGCCACCATGGAGCGCGAGCATGCCCGCGGTGGACCCACGCACGAGGTGGTCCTGCGCGTGCTCCACACCATGCTGCCCCGGGTTGCCAACGTCGTCGTGCGCTTCACCAGCACGGGAGAGTTTGTTGACCCGCGCGACAACCTGCAGGACCCTAATCCATCGCCCGTCGCGTTCGAGCAGCCCCCACGGACCCGCGTCGACGCGGTCCTGCGCGACGCGCCCGTTGAAGGTCACCTGTATGTGACCCTCCCGACCGCGAGTGGGCAGGCGCGCCTCATGGTCAGGCACCTCCAGCTCGGTGAACAGCAGATCGCGCTGGGCTTCCTCGTGTCCGAGCGCGAACGCCTGGAAACGCTGCGCGAACTCCGGAACGGATGGCCCTGGTTCCTCCTGCTCGTCGTCGTGGCTGCCGCCATCCCGCTCCTGTACATGCGTCGCGGTGCAGAAACCATGCAGGAGCTGGACCAACGCGCCCAGGAGATCGGCCGCGGGAATCCCGGCTTGCGCTTCCCTGAACCTGCCGGACTTGGACCGGCGTGGAAACACCTCATCGCATCGCTCAACCACCTGCTCGATCGGGCGGAAGAATCCGGCGAGGAACAACGCACCTTCATGGCCGCTGCCGCCCATGAGCTGCGAACCCCGGTCGCGGTGATCAGCGGTGAGGCGCAGGTTGCACTCGACAATGAGGACGCGGACCTCCGGTCCCTCCGGGGATCCCTGCGCCTCATCCGCCAGGAATCGCGGTCGCTCACGCGGATCGTGGAGGAGCTGTTTCTGCTCGCGCGCATGCGCGCCCGCGAGGCCATGGTCCAGGCTGTGCCGCTGTACCTCGACGAGCTCCTGGAGGACACGGCGTCGGCGCTGCGGCGACTGCCGGGCGCTGCGGATCGCATCGTGGTGCGCATCGCCGTCGGCGATTACGCGCTGCGTGGCGACGAGGCCCTGCTCACGCGCGCCGTCACCAACCTGACCGTGAACGCGCTGCGACACTCGCCCGCGACCGTCCCGGTGGAACTCGAGTTGTCGCGCGATGGCGCCTGGTTTCGCCTCACCGTCACGGATCGCGGCACCGGGATTCCGGAGAGTGAACAACCGCGCGTCTTCGACCGGTTCTTTCGCGGGCGTCGCGGACGCCGTGAAGATGACGGCGCCGGCCTGGGGTTGGCCATCACCCGAGGGGTGGTCGAGGCGCACGCGGGTACGGTGCAGCTCGTCCGATCCGGCCCCGAGGGCACGCAGTTTCGCATCGACCTTCCCGCGCCGCCGGGTGACGCCGGAATGCCCAAGGCGTAG
- a CDS encoding response regulator transcription factor produces the protein MRVLLVEDDAQLSSIVERALRSRGHAVDTMTTVAEATRAGTASDYNVIVLDRQLPDGDGVDLCRALRAQQQSVPILMLTVRDSLADRVEGLDAGADDYLGKPFELEEFFARVRALGRRMPAVHEPVLNYDDLVVDTRANTATRAGRALELTRKEYMTLEILARNVGRVVSRAEITEYVWDDRHDPVSNALEVTVNRLRAKVDASGPPLVQTRRGAGYYLGRE, from the coding sequence ATGCGAGTCCTTCTCGTCGAAGACGACGCCCAGCTGTCCAGCATCGTGGAACGTGCCCTTCGGTCCCGCGGACATGCGGTTGATACCATGACGACTGTCGCGGAGGCCACCCGGGCGGGCACGGCGTCCGACTACAACGTCATCGTGCTCGATCGCCAGTTGCCGGACGGAGATGGCGTGGATCTCTGCCGGGCGTTGCGCGCCCAACAGCAGTCGGTGCCCATCCTGATGCTCACCGTGCGGGACTCACTGGCCGACCGGGTGGAAGGGCTCGACGCTGGGGCGGATGACTACCTGGGCAAGCCGTTTGAACTGGAAGAGTTCTTCGCCCGCGTCCGTGCGCTGGGTCGGCGCATGCCGGCGGTTCACGAGCCAGTGCTGAATTACGATGATCTCGTGGTCGACACCCGGGCAAACACTGCCACACGCGCGGGACGCGCGCTGGAGCTGACGCGCAAGGAATACATGACCTTGGAAATCCTTGCACGAAACGTGGGACGCGTCGTGTCGCGTGCAGAGATCACGGAATACGTCTGGGACGATCGACACGACCCGGTCTCGAATGCCCTTGAGGTCACGGTCAACCGGCTCCGGGCGAAAGTGGATGCCTCCGGTCCGCCCCTGGTGCAGACACGTCGCGGCGCCGGGTATTACCTCGGTCGCGAGTGA
- a CDS encoding thioredoxin domain-containing protein, protein MRRFLIALLALAVSGTAARSQMRVQLAEKVVTLDGFGIEKGKPGAPVWIVELADFGCSYCAKFAAETMPALDSIYTKPGKVYWRFVPFVIGMFPNAKEAAIGSLCAAEQGKFWPMHDRLYANRKAWMASKSPVTLIARYAAESGVNSASYGRCVQGRAAAETLERNNALARALYVRGTPTFVINGEIVPGALPRDVFVKGLDAVFKSATSGR, encoded by the coding sequence ATGCGCCGCTTCCTGATCGCCCTTCTTGCGCTCGCCGTCAGCGGCACCGCCGCCCGGAGCCAGATGCGCGTGCAGCTGGCCGAGAAGGTCGTCACCCTGGACGGCTTCGGGATCGAAAAGGGGAAGCCGGGAGCGCCGGTGTGGATCGTCGAGCTGGCAGATTTTGGCTGCAGCTATTGCGCGAAATTCGCCGCCGAGACGATGCCCGCCCTCGACTCGATCTACACGAAGCCCGGGAAAGTGTACTGGCGCTTCGTCCCCTTCGTGATCGGGATGTTCCCGAACGCGAAGGAGGCGGCGATCGGCAGCCTGTGCGCGGCCGAACAGGGGAAATTCTGGCCGATGCACGATCGGCTGTATGCCAATCGCAAGGCATGGATGGCGTCAAAGAGTCCGGTGACCTTGATCGCCCGCTACGCGGCCGAGTCCGGGGTCAACAGCGCTTCGTATGGTCGCTGCGTACAGGGGCGAGCGGCGGCAGAGACCCTCGAACGGAACAACGCGCTCGCGCGCGCCTTGTACGTGCGCGGGACACCGACGTTCGTGATCAACGGCGAGATTGTGCCTGGTGCCCTCCCTCGTGATGTATTCGTGAAGGGGCTGGACGCCGTCTTCAAGTCGGCGACATCGGGTCGATAA